In one window of Bacillus marinisedimentorum DNA:
- a CDS encoding superoxide dismutase family protein, whose amino-acid sequence MGYVYHPGAYGYYAYPPYRNEPVSAYARIKGGPLAEGLEGYVLFTESPNGTEVAVEVTGLPEYKPGTETSAPVGPHGFHIHEKGSCKIGDPADPFQAAGGHWNPDNQPHGNHTGDFPVLFSNNGYARMAFFTNKFRVRDIIGKAVIIHQSPDDYRSQPAGDAGKRLACGAIQPMQ is encoded by the coding sequence GTGGGATACGTTTACCATCCAGGTGCTTACGGGTATTATGCCTATCCACCTTACCGGAACGAGCCGGTAAGCGCTTATGCCAGGATTAAAGGCGGCCCGCTTGCTGAAGGATTAGAGGGGTATGTCCTTTTTACTGAAAGTCCAAATGGAACAGAGGTCGCTGTTGAAGTGACGGGCCTTCCTGAATACAAGCCTGGAACAGAAACCAGCGCACCGGTCGGGCCGCACGGGTTCCATATTCATGAAAAAGGATCTTGTAAAATTGGTGACCCGGCTGATCCGTTCCAGGCAGCAGGCGGCCACTGGAACCCCGATAACCAGCCGCACGGCAATCATACCGGTGACTTTCCGGTTCTGTTTTCAAACAACGGGTATGCGCGAATGGCATTTTTCACGAACAAATTCAGGGTGAGGGATATTATCGGCAAAGCGGTAATTATCCACCAGAGTCCTGATGACTACCGGTCACAGCCTGCAGGTGATGCCGGAAAACGGCTGGCATGCGGTGCAATACAACCAATGCAATAG
- a CDS encoding cold-shock protein: MAFNKRQEEEIKMEEVKIWECTSDDCNIWLRDNFKSEETPVCPVCNSKMESTIKELRVIHNSSSKW; this comes from the coding sequence ATGGCATTTAACAAGCGTCAGGAAGAAGAAATTAAGATGGAAGAAGTTAAAATATGGGAGTGCACCTCCGATGATTGCAACATCTGGCTCCGCGACAATTTCAAAAGTGAAGAAACACCGGTTTGCCCTGTTTGCAACAGTAAGATGGAATCGACAATAAAAGAACTGAGAGTCATTCATAACTCCAGTTCAAAATGGTAA